The following DNA comes from Kitasatospora sp. NBC_01287.
AAGGCGCTGGTCTTCGGGGCCGGCGCGCTGGCGCTCGGCGCGCGGGCCGGCTGGGCCTGGGGCGTGGCCTTCGGCGCGCTGGCCCTGGTGAACACGGCCCTGGTCACGTCCCAGCGGAACAAGCCGGGCTGGCAGGAGCAGTACCAGAACCCGAACCGCTGACGCCGCGCCACCTCCCCGGGCCACGACGTCCCCGGGCCACGACGTCCCCGGGCCGCGACCTCCCAGGGCCGCCACCTCCTCGACCGGCCCGGCTGCCGACGGTCAGTCCACCGGCAGCCGGGCCACCAGCAGTCGGCCCTCCATGGTGACCCCGCCGTCCATCGCCACCGCCAGCTCGTCGGCGTAGATGTAGGGCCCCGGCACGTAGGGCCGCTCGCCGCTGCCGTTGTTCGCCTCGCCGGTCAGGTACGGGATCGGGCTGTGGCCGTGCACCACCCGGTGCCCGCCGTAGGTGCCCAGCAGCTCGCCGGCCGCCATCGGGCCGCCCTCGCCGCGGAAGGCGAACCGCTTGGTGAAGCGGCGGAAGGCGTCCCACCAGTCGTCCGCGCCCTCGTCCGCGAGCAGGTTGTGGACGGCGTCGTTCACCTCGTCGATCGAGTCGCCGAACTCCAGGTACGCCGTGGTGTCGGAGTGCAGCAGCAGGTGCCCGTCCTCCAGCGCGATCGCGGGCAGCCGCTTGAGCCAGCTGATGTGGTGGCCCTGCAGCCGCTCCAGGTCGTGCTGCTGGCCGCCGTTGAGCAGCCAGGCCGCGCGGAACGAGGCGGTGCCGGCGGTGGACTGCACCGGCTCGTCGCCGTAGCGGTGGGCGCCGAGGAAGAGCAGCTCGTGATTGCCCATCAGCGCCCGGCAGTAGCCGCCGGCCGCCGCCGCCTCGGCGGCCAGCTGCATCACCAGGTCGATCACCCCGATCCCGTCGGGACCGCGGTCGGTGAAGTCACCGAGGAACCAGATCCGGGACCGGCCGGCCGACCAGTGGCCCTCGCCGTCGACCAGGCCCTGCTCGTGCAGCGCGGCGAGCAGCTCGTCCAGGTAGCCGTGCACGTCGCCGACCACGTAGAGCGGGCCGACCGGGCCCGGGTCGGTGTCCGGGGGCGGGTAGGACGCCGCGTACGGGTTCTCCTCGGTGATCGGCGGGCCGAGCTCGATGGTCGGCGGGTCGTCCTGGGCGGGGGCCTGGCCCTGGCGCTGGCCCTGGCGCTCGGCGCCCAGGAAGGCGGGGTAGCCCGGCGTCTGCCCAGTGGCGTGGCCGGTCACCGGCCAGTGCTGCTCCAGGTAGCGCGCCCCGCCGAACGCGCTGAAGGTGGCATCCGGTCCGCCGGCCCGCTCGGCGACCTGGTGACCTGGTGAATCCGGGTACTCCTGAGGGGGATTGGGCTCGAAGTAGGAGCCGTAGGGCAGCACGTCGAGGTCCTGCTGCGGGCGGGGGCCTGACTGGGGCAGCTCAGGCCCGGGGAAGCGGTCCTCGGGTGTCATTCGCCCATCATAGGAAGAGCCCGCTCCCATCGTCCTCACCCGGTGGGTATCCAATCTGCGCGAGCGCGCCGTCACCGGCCGCGGCGGGACGCCGCCCGGCCGCGGTCGGCAGGGGCGGCGGTGGGAGCCCTCCCGCTCGAAGGCCGGAGGATTCAGCCCTCGCCCGGGGTGCGGGGCGGGCTGACGGTGGTTCGGGGGCTGCGGCGCAGCGAGGAGGCCCGCACGATCAGCTCGGTGGGCATCAGGGTGCCCGGCGGCGGCCCGGTCCCGGCGGTGCGGTAGCGGGGCGGGAAGAGCCGGGCGCCCTGGCCGGGTTCGGCCAGGTTCACTCCGGTGCCCGAGTCGACCCCCTCGATCGCGTCGATCAGCAGGTTGACGACGGTGGTCCCGATCCGGCGCGGCTTGAGCGAGAGGGTGGTGATCGGCGGCTCGGTGCCGGCGTACACGTCGCTCTCGCTGCAGCAGACCAGCAGCAGGTCCTCGGGCACCCGCAGGCCGTAGCGGCGGGCGGCCGCCAGCAGGTCGGTGCCGTTGGGGTCGAAGAGCCCGTAGACCGCGTCCGGCCGGTCGGGCCGGGCCAGCAGTCGGTCGGCGGCCACCGCGCCGGCCGCCGGGTCGTGCGCGGGGTAGGCCTCGTAGACCGGCTCCTGGCCGACCCGCTCGCACCAGCCCAGGTAGGCGTCGGTGGAGAGCCGGGTGTAGGTGTCGGTGCTGGTGCCGGTGAGCAGGCCGATCCGGCGGGCGCCGGCCTCGCTGAGGTGGTCCAGGATGCCGAGCACGGCGGCCTCGTGGTCGTTGTCCACCCAGGCGGTGACCGGGCAGTTGCCGGGCTTGCCGTCGCTGACCACCGGGACCCCGGACCGGTACAGCTCGCTGACCAGCGGGTCCTGGTCGGACGGGTCGATCACCACGGTGCCGTCCAGCGCGACGTTGCTCCACACGTCGTGCCGGGAGGAGGCGGGCAGCACCACCAGCGCGTAGCCGCGGCCGAGCGCGGCGCTGGTGGCGGCCCTGGCCATCTCGGCGAAGTAGGCGAACTCGGTGAAGGTGAACGGCTCCTCGCCGTAGGTGGTGACGGTCAGCCCGATCAGCCCGGACCGGCCGGTGCGCAGCGTGCGGGCGGCCGCGGACGGCCGGTAGCCGAGGCGCTCGGCGACCTCGCGCACCCGGCTGCGGGTTTCGTCGGGCAGGCGGCCCTTCCCGTTCAGGGCGTCCGAGACGGTGGTGATCGACACTCCGGCGGCTGCTGCCACATCCCGGATGCCGGCCCGTTCCAGACGTCGTGAGGTGGGGGGTCGCCGACCGTTCTGATTGGCTGCTGCTGTCATGGCGGACCGATCGTATGGCGCCCCGGCCCCTCGCCGAACCACGCGTGCGGGGATCGCCGCGGGCCGCCGCAGAACCGTTTCTCCGCCCCCGCGGCTCGTTCCGGCCCTTGGATCCGTGGTCTGATTTCGGCCGATTACCTCTGACATGTGCCACAGGAACGAGGCACAATGGCTGATCCTCGGCGGTGTCCCGGCCCAACTTCTCACTCGCACGGGTGAGCGCGCTCGGTATCGTTCTGAGCACCCGACCAGGGACAGGTGGCCGAGCACGCGACCGGCGCGCAACCGAGCGCCGGGGCGCACACCGGCAACCGGGCACGCCCCACCGGGCCGGCCCGGACGGGGGCGCCCTGGACAGGGGCGCCCTGGACAGTGACGAAGGAGAACAGCACCGTGAGCGGTACGGCAGCGCAGGGCCCCCGGCTTCGGCCGAGCCTGGACGGCATCCCCACCTACAAGCCCGGCAAGCCCGCCGGTGTCGACGCCTTCAAGCTCTCCTCCAACGAGAACCCCTACGAGCCGCTGCCCGGCGTGCTGGAGGCGACCGTCGCCGCCGCCGGCTCGATCAACCGCTACCCCGACATGGCGGTCACCGAGCTGACCGCCGAGCTGGCCCAGCGCTTCGGGGTGCCGGCCGAGCACATCGCGACCGGCCCCGGCTCGGTGGGTGTGGCCCAGTCGCTGATCTCCTCCACCGCCGGCCCGGGCGACGAGGTGATCTTCGCCTGGCGCTCCTTCGAGGCCTACCCGATCATCACCCAGGT
Coding sequences within:
- a CDS encoding metallophosphoesterase, which produces MTPEDRFPGPELPQSGPRPQQDLDVLPYGSYFEPNPPQEYPDSPGHQVAERAGGPDATFSAFGGARYLEQHWPVTGHATGQTPGYPAFLGAERQGQRQGQAPAQDDPPTIELGPPITEENPYAASYPPPDTDPGPVGPLYVVGDVHGYLDELLAALHEQGLVDGEGHWSAGRSRIWFLGDFTDRGPDGIGVIDLVMQLAAEAAAAGGYCRALMGNHELLFLGAHRYGDEPVQSTAGTASFRAAWLLNGGQQHDLERLQGHHISWLKRLPAIALEDGHLLLHSDTTAYLEFGDSIDEVNDAVHNLLADEGADDWWDAFRRFTKRFAFRGEGGPMAAGELLGTYGGHRVVHGHSPIPYLTGEANNGSGERPYVPGPYIYADELAVAMDGGVTMEGRLLVARLPVD
- a CDS encoding LacI family DNA-binding transcriptional regulator, whose amino-acid sequence is MTAAANQNGRRPPTSRRLERAGIRDVAAAAGVSITTVSDALNGKGRLPDETRSRVREVAERLGYRPSAAARTLRTGRSGLIGLTVTTYGEEPFTFTEFAYFAEMARAATSAALGRGYALVVLPASSRHDVWSNVALDGTVVIDPSDQDPLVSELYRSGVPVVSDGKPGNCPVTAWVDNDHEAAVLGILDHLSEAGARRIGLLTGTSTDTYTRLSTDAYLGWCERVGQEPVYEAYPAHDPAAGAVAADRLLARPDRPDAVYGLFDPNGTDLLAAARRYGLRVPEDLLLVCCSESDVYAGTEPPITTLSLKPRRIGTTVVNLLIDAIEGVDSGTGVNLAEPGQGARLFPPRYRTAGTGPPPGTLMPTELIVRASSLRRSPRTTVSPPRTPGEG